One part of the Magallana gigas chromosome 5, xbMagGiga1.1, whole genome shotgun sequence genome encodes these proteins:
- the LOC105344627 gene encoding LITAF domain-containing protein, producing the protein MSQDPPPAYSEKGQDPGYPNVNPQSFPSQPGYPQSYQPQVQQSVVVVQQPSAYPVGVLRFGRYPLQMRCPQCQADILTSTDLELGTFAWCMCVLIACFWLWPFCFIALCIDSLKDVIHSCPNCKKELGRYKRM; encoded by the exons ATGTCACAAGATCCACCACCAGCGTACTCCGAGAAAGGACAGG ATCCAGGCTATCCTAACGTCAACCCCCAGAGTTTCCCCAGCCAGCCGGGGTATCCCCAGAGCTACCAGCCACAGGTCCAGCAAA GTGTGGTCGTGGTACAGCAGCCATCAGCCTACCCCGTGGGGGTCCTGAGGTTCGGACGCTACCCCCTCCAAATGAGGTGCCCTCAGTGTCAGGCAGACATATTGACCAGCACTGACCTGGAGCTGGGGACCTTCGCGTGGTGCATGTGCGTCCTCATCGCCTGCTTCTG GTTATGGCCCTTTTGCTTTATTGCCTTGTGTATTGATTCTCTGAAAGACGTCATCCATAGTTGTCCGAACTGCAAGAAAGAGTTGGGGCGATACAAGCGCATGTAG
- the LOC105344631 gene encoding endothelin-converting enzyme 1, producing the protein MTENYAEFGKSTDRSPIVPEISIRSFTFRVTEIALGLVAFLAVVVCIILGSMVSSGVGNGSDSPSTSAQVGQNQLCVSPPCLKSASYVVSNLNTSVKPCDNFYKYACGRFKIENPLDPETSSRTVYSNMYYHNEEKLKKLLESPIVRSQDYSTERKLKHYFSSCTDTYRKERAKGSPLITKVINNIGGWYVLGTFNNNSFDFHNAFRKVSVDYWTAAFYTFRVATDWYDWHKRVIELDYAGMSMFWYYYTEPSTEKYRNDMKTFMRRLANFLVRDSNITLDNNTKNARIETFINDAFTIEMNLANITKNTMPTSDPHAYEKRVSISDLNTMLGTEIDFATHIQYMFNDANVGPSTKIVLREADWLKKMNDMIGSLGANKTRMLNNYLVWKVMDRYDVELSWEYVHASREFYVDRYGIPQFLGTWLYCFQNMDRYLGDALSSMYVRDHFADKNKEKAHEILDYVKEALIDSTMQNTFMDDATKARAKAKMQGSLDKLGYPDFMMNDAAMDNLYSSLNVDQYDYFGNLLSVNNYIQKSWNKKLKNHVNKEEEWVYRTYDTFMSYYNPWNELLVPAGLLQFPFYDYTLPHFMNFGSMGSVIAHHLVHGIDHSGGYYNVEGVFEDWWSNQTTNKWIDAKKCVENYYNNQSMGPFTIPGQTIPIKVPVNGLRWSAEAMAETSGVQIAYKAYKKWVQKNGGEKLAPGLGLTNDQMFFVSYAQASCYNRNDNVAYYNAVRGTVSEDIRTNSALAQIKEFSTAFNCPAKTAMNAEVKCAMYG; encoded by the exons ATGACAGAAAACTACGCAGAGTTCGGCAAATCGACGGACCGGTCTCCCATCGTGCCCGAAATCTCTATTCGAAGCTTTACTTTTCGTGTAACTGAAATCGCTTTAGGACTGGTTGCGTTTTTGGCTGTTGTTGTGTGCATAATATTAGGATCAATGGTCAGCTCTGGTGTAGGCAATGGCTCAGATTCACCGTCCACAAGCGCTCAAGTTGGTCAAAACCAATTATGTGTATCCCCTCCATGTCTTAAAAGCGCGTCCTATGTAGTTTCCAATCTCAATACTTCTGTCAAGCCCTGTGATAATTTCTATAAATATGCTTGTGGGCGTTTCAAGATTGAAAATCCTTTGGATCCCGAAACTTCTTCGAGAACCGTATACAGTAATATGTATTACCATAATGAAGAGAAACTCAAGAAACTTCTTGAATCCCCCATCGTCCGTAGCCAGGACTATTCCACGGAGCGGAAGTTGAAGCATTATTTTTCGTCGTGCACTGATACTTACCGGAAAGAGCGTGCTAAGGGATCACCTTTGATCACTAAGGTAATTAACAACATCGGAGGCTGGTATGTACTCGGAACCTTCAACAACAACTCCTTTGATTTCCACAATGCCTTTCGGAAGGTCTCTGTCGATTACTGGACGGCAGCTTTCTACACGTTCCGGGTGGCAACTGACTGGTATGACTGGCATAAGAGAGTCATCGAG TTGGACTACGCTGGTATGTCAATGTTTTGGTATTACTATACGGAACCTTCAACTGAAAAG TATAGAAATGATATGAAGACATTCATGAGGCGTCTGGCGAATTTCCTCGTCAGAGATTCGAATATAACTTTGGACAACAATACGAAAAACGCACGTATAGAGACCTTTATCAATGACGCCTTCACCATAGAGATGAATCTAGCcaat ATCACAAAGAACACAATGCCAACGTCGGATCCCCACGCATACGAGAAGAGGGTGTCTATTTCTGACCTCAATACCATGCTTGGTACAGAG atTGACTTCGCCACCCATATCCAATACATGTTTAACGACGCCAATGTTGGTCCGTccacaaaaattgttttacgagaagctgattggttgaaaaagaTGAATGACATGATAGGGTCATTGGGGGCCAATAAGACAAG AATGTTGAACAACTACCTGGTCTGGAAGGTGATGGATCGCTATGACGTAGAACTTTCCTGGGAGTACGTCCACGCCAGCCGCGAGTTCTACGTAGATAGGTACGGTATCCCGCAGTTCCTGGGAACCTGGCTTTACTGTTTCCAAAACATGGATCGGTACCTTGGAGACGCGCTTAGTTCAATGTATGTCAGGGACCATTTCGCtgataaaaataaggaaaag GCTCATGAGATTCTGGACTATGTAAAGGAGGCATTGATTGACAGCACCATGCAAAACACGTTCATGGATGATGCTACAAAAGCCAGAGCGAAAGCCAAG ATGCAAGGAAGCTTGGACAAACTTGGCTATCCAGATTTTATGATGAATGACGCGGCAATGGACAACCTGTACAGTAGT CTCAACGTGGACCAGTATGACTATTTCGGAAACCTCCTGAGCGTGAACAACTACATACAGAAGTCGTGGAACAAGAAACTGAAGAACCACGTGAACAAAGAAGAGGAGTGGGTGTACCGGACGTACGACACCTTCATGTCTTACTACAACCCCTGGAACGAGCTGCTGGTGCCCGCCGGACTCCTTCAGTTCCCGTTCTACGACTACACGCTCCCTCACTTCATGAACTTTGGCTCTATGGGAAGCGTTATAGCTCACCATCTTGTCCATGGCATCGATCACTCAG GGGGATACTACAATGTGGAAGGCGTCTTTGAGGATTGGTGGAGCAACCAGACGACCAACAAGTGGATAGACGCCAAGAAGTGTGTGGAGAACTACTACAACAACCAGAGTATGGGTCCATTCACCATCCCAGGACAGACCATTCCTATCAAG GTACCAGTCAATGGATTAAGATGGTCAGCAGAAGCAATGGCTGAAACTAGTGGAGTCCAGATAGCTTACAAG gCTTACAAGAAATGGGTTCAGAAAAACGGTGGAGAGAAACTGGCTCCTGGATTAGGTCTGACCAACGACCAGATGTTCTTTGTCTCATATGCGCAG GCTAGCTGCTACAATAGAAATGACAATGTCGCCTATTACAACGCCGTCCGAGGAACAGTGTCAGAAGACATTAG AACAAACAGTGCCTTGGCACAGATTAAGGAATTCTCAACAGCATTTAACTGTCCAGCAAAGACGGCCATGAATGCGGAAGTTAAGTGTGCCATGTATGGATAG